The Candidatus Omnitrophota bacterium nucleotide sequence GTATCTCCCCTCTCGAAAGCGCCGGTTTCAAGATATTGGATGCGTCTATGGCCCCTTCCGCGCCGCCGGCGCCGACAAGAGTATGAAGTTCGTCAATAAATATTATAAGGTCTTCCGCGCGTTTTATTTCGTCCATAACGGCTTTTATTCTCTCTTCAAATTGGCCGCGATATTTTGTGCCGGCAACCATAAGGGCAAGGTCCAGTATAAGGATGCGTTTATTTCTCAGCGTCTCGGGCACATCACTGGAAATGATGCTCTGCGCCAATCCTTCCACTATCGCCGTCTTTCCTACACCGGCTTCTCCCAAAAGGACGGGATTATTCTTTGTACGCCTGCTCAAAATCTGCACAACCCTTTCTATCTCGTTCTTCCTGCCTATTACGGGGTCAAGCTTGTTCTGTTTGGCAAGTTCGGTAAGGTCGCGCGCAAAGGCATCCAGCGCCGGCGATTTTCTTACGCCTCCGCGGCCCATTGCCAGCTTGTTGGGAGCTATTCCAAAATCCGGAGTCGCTGAACCAAGCAATCTCATCACTTCATTACGTACTTTATTGAGGTCGAGCCCCAAATTTATCAGGACTTGCGAAGCAACGCCTTCCCCCTCCCTCAATAACCCAAGGAGAAGATGCTCTGTCCCCACATAATTATGTCCGAGGGAAACGGCTTCGTCCATAGCGAGTTCCATTACCTTCTTCGCCTTAGGAGTAAAAGGAATATCGCCGGATATAACGGTACTCGGGCCGGTCTGGACAAGCTTCTCTACTTCTATTCTTATCTTCTCCGAACTGAGGCCTAAATTCTCCAACACTGCCGCGGCAACGCCTTCGCCCTCTCTTACCAGCCCCAAAAGTATATGCTCTGTGCCTATATAATCATGATTAAACCTTTTGGCTTCTTCTTTAGCCAAAAGGATCACCTTTCTTGCCCTTTCCGTGAATCTATTGAACATCGCCATTTTTTAACTACCTCCGCAACGTTACGTAACCTTGAGTTTCTCTCTTATTAAATCCGCCCTCTTCATATCCCTCTCTGAGGAAGAAAGTTTCTTGCCTTCCAATTTCTGAAGGTGCGCCGGCTGTGTAAATATAAAAAGTTCATTAAGTATCTTTCTGTCTATATCGGTTATTATGCTGATATCTACCCCGAGCCTTATAAGCGAAAGCAGCCTTATGGTCTCGTCGCTGGTAATAATCCTCGCGCTCTTCAATGTCCCGTAGGCCCTCCATATCCTATCGTATACCGATGCCCTGCTATTAGTCAGAAGGTAGTCTCTTGCGCTTTTTTCTCTCCCTATTACCTGATTGATCAATTTTTCTATATTATCTATTATATCTTCTTCCGAGCGACCCAGAGTAACCTGGTTTGATATTTGAAAGAAATTACCGCTGGCCTCACTGCCTTCACCGTAAAGGCCTCTTGCGGTAATACCGAGTTTTATTACTGCCTGCAGCACCTTGCCTATCTGATTGGTTATCACCAGGGCCGGAAGATGCATCATAACCGAACTCCTCATGCCCGTTCCTATATTTGTAGGGCAGGCGGTGAGATACCCCCACCTTTCCGTATAACAGTAATCGAGTTTGGTTGCCAGATCATTGTCAAAAGCGTCAATTATGCGCCATGTATCCGCCACATTAAATCCTGATTGTATGGCCTGAGCCCTTATATGGTCTTCCTCATTTATCATAACCGAGATTATTTCTCTCTCATCTACCGCGAGCGCTTTGGATTCGTCGGCTAGTGCGTGTTCCCTGCTCATAAGATGCCTTTCGATAAGAAATAATCTGTCAACCTCGTCCAAATCTGTTATCCTGACAAACAAAGCGTTTTTCATATCTTTAGAATTAGTTATAGCGTCCTTTGCTTGCGAAA carries:
- a CDS encoding protein arginine kinase, which produces MNINDLVNKPGEWLKGTGPNADIVISSRVRIARNIKDHPFCQWSGKKERMEILSQAKDAITNSKDMKNALFVRITDLDEVDRLFLIERHLMSREHALADESKALAVDEREIISVMINEEDHIRAQAIQSGFNVADTWRIIDAFDNDLATKLDYCYTERWGYLTACPTNIGTGMRSSVMMHLPALVITNQIGKVLQAVIKLGITARGLYGEGSEASGNFFQISNQVTLGRSEEDIIDNIEKLINQVIGREKSARDYLLTNSRASVYDRIWRAYGTLKSARIITSDETIRLLSLIRLGVDISIITDIDRKILNELFIFTQPAHLQKLEGKKLSSSERDMKRADLIREKLKVT